The Desulfosoma sp. region AGAAAACGCGAACCTTTCCGCCCAACTGACATCCCTCTTTCCGGCACCTCAAGGCACCATGACCTTGACCGTCAAAAAGCTTGAAAAACCTCCTCTCTCAATAACCCAGGCTCAGGCAAAGGCCGACGGGAATCTTGAAAGGGTGGCTTTCTCCACGCATCTTCAAGGAACCTTTCACGAACCCTTTTCACTAAAAACAACTGGAACGGCCCGCGTGCATTCCTCCACGAAGGAAATTCAACTTGATACCTTTTCGGCCCGCACAGGTCCTGTGGTCCTGCTGTTGGAAAGCCCTTCGAACCTTGTGGTAGATACACAAGGCTGGACTTTGTCTCCTACGGCTTTGCGAGTCGGAGAAGGACGCGTGGTCGCAGGAGCGCAATGGAACGGTGAAAAACATTCGGTGTCCTTGAAAATGGAAAACCTGCCATTGGAACTTATGGAGCCTTGGGGAGGTCCATCTTTGCAAGGACGTCTCAACGGCCAGGCTTTTCTACACGGGCCCCAAAACAACCCCCAAGCCACGATGACACTGCACATCGATTCTTTGCGCCGTCCCGGTTGGCCTGCTCAAGAATCCCTTGCCTTGAAGGCCTCAGCGTGGGCCGTTTCCCGGCAACTGCGTCTGGAAGCGGACATTTTCGGTTTAGGTTCCGAACCCAGCCGAGTGAATTTGACGCTGCCTATGCGATTTCAATTGAAGCCTATTGATCTGAGCCTTTTCAAGGACGAACCTTTATCGGGAACCCTTTCCCTTGCCGTAGCGCTGGAACGAATCGCAACCCTTCTCGAGCTGGAAGAACACAAAATCCAAGGGAACATGCAGGGTCGCTTGACCTTGGACGGCACCTTGAACCGCCCCCTTCTTGGCGGCGAAGTGTTACTCACCAAGGGGCGGTACGAACACGAAGATTTTGGACTTCATCTTCAAGATGTCACAGCCCTTTTGGAAGGCACGGGCAACGGTGTGAGATTGCGGGAATTGAAGGCTTTCGATGGAAAGAAAGGTTTTCTTCGAGGCCACGGTCAATGTCGGTTGGATCCCGGCGCTGGTTTTCCTTATCAGACACGTCTCATATTTGAAGATCTCTCCCCCTTGCATCGCGACGATATCTCTGGAAATCTCGACGGCTTTCTTTCCGTTCAAGGAAGCCTGCGAGAAACGGCATTGGAAGGGACAGTGAGGGTGCGCCCTTTGAGAATCGAACTTCCCAAACGGCTTCCAGCAAATGTGGTGGATTTGGATGTGATCGAAATCCCCCCTTCGCCAGCATTGAAGTCCTCATCGGCCCGAAAGAACTCGACCTCTTCAGCTCATGGCGTTTTCCTGAATCTTACCCTGGAGTTTCCTGGGATGACGACCGTGTCCGGTTGGGGTTTGGATTCGGAATGGAAAGGAGCCTTAAAAATCGTCGGTCCCTCCTCAGAGCCGCAACTCACCGGACAGTTGAACATCCTTCGAGGCCAACTGCTGTTTCTCGATAAACGCTTTCGGCTCACAGAGGGTCATGTCATTTTTGTCGGCGAAACACCTCCGGATCCTGTGATTCACGTTGTAGGAGAGACGGCCCTTCGTGACATGACCGCATCGGTACGGCTTTCAGGCCGAGCTTCCAGGCCTGAATTGGCTTTGGAATCCTCGCCCCAAAGGCCGCAGGAAGAAATTCTGGCTCAGATTCTCTTCGGTCGAAGCGCCACCACTTTGAGCCCTTTCCAGGCCATTCGTCTTGCCAGAACGCTTCAAGCCCTGAGCACCCGAGGTAACAGCCATTTCGACGTTCTGGGGAAAGCACGTGACCTCTTGGGGCTGGATCAGTTGGAACTTCTGGGAAGCGGCCTGGGAGAAAGCCTTGGAATCGGTCTACGGAAATACCTTGGGGAAAATGTTCGCGTGGACGTGGATCAACGCCTGGAAGAAGGTGACATCGCCGTGAGAGTGGAAGTGGAAATCACCCCAAACATCACCCTGGAAAGCCAAGCAGGAACTCAGTCCCGCAGCCGAGCGGGTGTTTTCTGGAAATACGACTACTAACAAGACACAGAAACTCTTCCGATCGCGAGCAAACTCATGTATAAAAATTCACGTGGACGGTTTTCCATCACATAATCTCATAACACAAAAAAAAGGAGTGCTTATGCGACGGTTGCTTTGTGTTTTCATGGTCCTGGGTCTCATGGTGTCTTTCGGCTGCGCCAAAAAAGAACCTCCGGATGCGGCCAAAGCTTATGTGCAGGAGCAGATCGCCAAGCACAAGGGATTTCAGATGGACACCTCCAAGCTGAAATACCAGGTGGTGGAGCAGAAGGCGGACACTGCAAAGGTTTCGGTGACGGGAACCATTGAAGTCAACATGGTGTTGCCTTTGGTCAAGAAGGGCAATGACTGGGTCGTCGAGGAAAAAGCCGAACCGGCTAAGCCCAAGGCAAGTGTTCCACCTCCTGCCGTGAAACAAACCCAGGCTCCGGCTCCTACCAAAGCCGCTCCTGCAGCCCATGCTCCGCAAGCCAAGCCCGAATCCAAGGCGGAGAAAGCCCATTAAAAGCTTTTCCCGAAGTACCTTTGCTGTCCAAAATTTGGGGGCGGACACATAGGTCCGCCCCTACATGTTTGCGCTTCAGAGCGAATGCCGTGGTTACACTGCGCCGGATTTTTCTCGATGAGCGAACACCTGCCATGCCGATTTTTTATGGGGGCCGACAACATAGGTCCGCCCCTACATGTTTGCGCTTCAGAGCGAATGCCGTTGATGCGATTCAACGAATTTTTCACCGGCTGGGCACGGTGGAGAGATTTAGAGCGATTCTTGCTCCAAGGAGAAGCGTCACTCTTTGAGGTTTGCTCGACGCCTTGCGCGCTCTTCGCGCATTTTTTGACGTGCCCGATCCAGTTGTCCTTTAACCCGAACCCGATAGCGTGTCACGGCCCACAGCGCCAACCAATAGCCGGCACATGCCAAAGGCGCTCCCAAAACCATGCCCCCCACAATTAAAGAAGCCATCACATGCGGTGTCTTTTGCAAAATGAGTCCCACGCGACTGAGGACGGCCTCCGCATGCGCTGTCGCTTCCGGCAAGAACCAGTGGATCATCCGTGAGCCCACCCAGTAGTTCACAGAATAGATAAAAGGTGCCGTGATCGGATTGGTGATCCAAACACCTGCGACAGCGCTCCATTTGTTCCAACCCAGCAACGCGGCACAAAAGGCCGCTACAGGCATCTGAAATCCCATGGTGGGAGACATGCCGATGAAAATCCCCAGAGCAAACCCCAGAGCGATTTCCTTTGGGTTTCCTCTCATTCGCACAAGCCGATCATAAAATCGACGCAGTTTCTCCATGACCTCACAGATTGAAAAAAGTCTTATTTCCTAGACGAGCCGCTCTCGCAAAAAGCTACCGTCTGCCCATTCGATGTAGAGCTTGCATGCGGGCTGTCGGTTGAAAGCTTTGCATTTTGGGATCCCGACACAGGAGTACTTTTCAGATGCACGTCCAATTGCGGAAAAGCGATCTCAATGCCTCTTTCTTGAAACAGCCTGTTGATTTCGAAACGGATGTCGGTTTCGACCTGCAGGCACACGGGAACGGTGGTCCACACTCGCAGTCGAAAAATGAGGGCGCTATCGCCGAAATCCACAAAAAGCACGCTGGGTTCCGGCTGCTTATAGACAAGAGGATGGTTTTGGGCCACTTCCAAAAGGGTCTGCCGCACCAGTTCCACATTAGACCCGTAAGCCACACCCACATTGACATTGCGCCGAACCCTTAAGTCTTTAAAACTCCAATTAATCACACGTCCACTAATAAATTCCGAATTGGGGATAATCATGGTCGCATTATCCACAGTTTGAATAATGGTGGAGCGCACGTTGATTTTGCGCACTTCCCCCCATGTGCCGTCGATTTCGATGGAATCCCCCACTTGGATCGGCCTTTCAAAAAGCAGAATCAAACCGCTGACGAAGTTATTGAAAATATTTTGAAGCCCAAAGCCCAACCCTACACCCAGGGCTCCGAAAGCCACAGTAAGGGAAGTGCCGGAAAAGCCAAGGGCGTTGAGGGCGGCAAGGATGCCGATAAACCATAGGACATAGCCTGAGATGGACACAATGGATTCCTGGAGACCTAGTTCGAGGCCACTGTGGCGGAAAATGCGGTGTTTGATGAGACGCCTGAGCCCTCGGGTTCCCAAGTGCGTTAAGGCGAGAATCACGCTGGCATGAATAAGTCCCAGAAGTCGAAAATTCAAATTCCCCAAAGGAAGTGGCGTGTTGAGAAGGTTAAAGAAGGCTACGATAAGAGCTTGTCTCGCGCCCCAGGCCACCATGAGGCCGACGGATCCCGCAAAAAGCCAGAGGACCCAAAGGCTTTTGACCGTCAACCATCTCAGGGAGCTCTTGGTGTCCTCCTCCGTATCGGGTGCGAAGGCTGCAGCGGTTCCTATGGCCTGTTCCCATTCCATGAGGCTCTTGTAAAGGAGAAAGAGCCAGAGCCCCATGATCAGGCTACGTCCCCAGCCCACGTACCAAAAAGTGGCCAACAAAGCGTAACCGGCCAGTTCCAAGAGCACGCCTACCAGAGCGACGGCGTATCCCCATCCCATGAAGAGATGGAGGGTCCACAATTTGCCGGTCATCCAAAACGGGGGACCACCGGTGACAACTTCCCGTTTCAAACCCCTCCAAAACGTTGCATTCCAGGCCAAAAAGGCCATTTCGAGACCAAACCTATAGAGGAGCAACAGAGCGCTGGAACGCCCTAAGCTTTCTTGAAGGATGACATAGGCAATAAGCAGCCAGCGTCCAAAGGTCACCAACACGCGAAGCCTTCGTAAGACAAAAGCAAACCGACCGGGTCGAAAAACTTCCTTAACGTCTTGAATAAAATGAATACCCCAAGAACTCAGCAACAAGAGGAACAGAATCTGGCAAAGGGTTCTCAGAAAAATAGACGTATCGTAAAGATTCCGTGCCGAGGTGTAGGCGAAGACAAAAAAGGTAGCCCCAAGAAGAGGAAGAGAACGGTTGAAGAGCACCAGGGTCAGGAAGAACCAAGGCTTTTCCTGAGCATCCCGACGTGACAGCAAAGCACCGCACACGCTTCGAAGCCGGAGGCAAAGCCACTGCACCACACCCAAAACCAGAAGCGAGGTGATCAGAAGCAGTCCTCCGACCTTCCAGAGCCCTTGCGCTTGTTCCACCCAAAAGGTCGGTTGAAGTGCCAGGGTAAGCAAGGCCGCCACCGTGTCCAGGTCTCGTCGAAATTCGGAAAGTCCCACGCCCAGAAGAGGGGTTCGTGTTCGACGAAACAGGTCTTCCCGCTTTCTTTCGGCGATACGCTTGTTCAATCGATCCAGAAGCGCGCTGCCTTCATCCCTGAGAGCACTCCAATCGTCCACGAGCTTTTGATATATTTCTAGAGATTCCTTAAGGCGTTTTTCTTTCTGTTTGGAAAGTTCTTCGGCTTCCTTGAGCTGGGCCGTCAAGGTGCGGATGGTGGGAAGATCGTCCCGACGGGCCTTCAGGGTTTCCATTCGGCTCTGGTTGGCGGCTCTTTGTTCCGCCAGGGCACTCAATTGTGTAGCAATATTGGTCTGTTTGTTTTGATAATCTTTCACACGAGCCGCCGCATCATCCACCGTTTGCTTTAAAGGCCCTAAGGCCTTATCCAAATCCTCCAAGGAAGGGGAGGCAAGGGAGATGAGGTTTCCCACGGCGGAAAACTGCAAACGAGCGGCATTAAGTTCCTTTGACCAGGTAGCCAGAGACTGCTTGAGTCCGTCGATGTCTTGAATGAGTTTTTCCAGATCCAACTTTTCCGCCTGAATAGCCTTTTCCAAGGAAGACGAAAGTTCGGCATATTGGTCTTGAGGCTCAGAAGGTCCTCCTTCAGGGCTTTGAGCTCCAAACACGCATGGTGTTATCACGACTGCCAGCCACAGAATTCCAATTAAAAGCCATCCGCGTGCTTTGCAAAACATCGCCTCTCACACCTCAAGAGTCTGGAATTTGTGCATTGAAGCTTCAAAAGCGGCTTTGTCTGATGGGCTTAGCCGCGTGTTCGAGAACTCACAATAGCAAGGTCTTTCATGCTATTTCAATGAAGGGGCGAGTTGGCGCTCGCCCCTGCAACCCTGAAACTGTGTTTTTTCTTGGGGCGGGGACCTTCGGCCCGTCATTTGTGCGGCCGGGACGCCTGCGGTCCCAGGCAAAAATTCAATTTTGGTCAAGCTCCCATGTAAGCAGCCCGGAACGCTCAAAAGCGAACCGCGGGTTTACGTTCCTAGAAAAACCAGCGTGTTTTCGCAATGGGTGTGCCCTTCGAGGGCCGTCACCCATGATGCGCCTGCTTTCGCACCCTGAGGTTCAGGACCTCAACAAATACTGAAAAGCCCATAGCGAAATAGATATAGCCTCTTTCGATATGTTTGCCGCACCCCTCGGCCACCAGCATGACGCCGATAAGGAGGAGGAAACTGAGAGCCAGCATCTTCAAGGTGGGGTGTCGATCAATGAAAGCGCTGACGAATCCGGCGAAAAGGATCATCGCGGCCACGGCAAGAATGATCGCCAGGATCATGATGGCCACATGGCGGGCCATGCCGACGGCGGTGATGATAGAATCCAGGGAAAAAACGATGTCCAGCAAAAGGATTTGAATCAGGACTGAACCGAAATCGGCATGAGTTCGGGTCGTCTTAGTGTGAGGCTTGGACGGCGCTTCCAGTTTATTGTGGATTTCGTGGGTCGCCTTGCCGATGAGAAAGAGGCCGCCTCCCAAAAGGATAAGGTCTCGACCCGATACGGGATGGGAAAACACTTCAAAGACAGGTTTCGTCAGCCGCATGATGACCGTGATGGCCAGAAGCAAGGCAATGCGCAAAAACATGGCCAGAAAAAGGCCGAGTCGACGTGCCTTTTCTTGACTTTCTATTGGCAGCCGTCCCGTGATGATAGCGATGAAGACGATGTTATCGATCCCCAATACCAGTTCCATGGCCGTCAGAGTGATCAGCGCCGCGGCATTTTCCAATGTCACCAAGTTTTCCAACATGTTAGATTCTCTCGAAACCTCCCTTTACGTTTCCTTTCGTTCTCGACCATACGGTCAATAAGTTTTAAGCCGACCGTGTCTTTTACCAAGAACTTCCAGAGTATCGTTAATGATCACAAAAGCGTTGGGATCCATGCGAAAAACCGCTTCCTTAAGCTTAGGCAGTTCCGTGAGGGTAATGATCGTAAGAATCACCTCTCGATCCTCTCCGGAATAGCCTCCCATGCCCTTGAGAAAAGTGACTCCCCGCCCAATACTGTTCAAAATGAAGTCGGCAACCTTCTGCACCTGGGAGGTAATGATCAAAACCATCTTTCGACGATTAAACCCCACCAGGACAGCATCGACCACACGACTGCTCGCATAGACGTAGACCACGGACAATAGAGCTTTTTCCAGCCCGAAAAAGAAACCTCCCACCCCGAGGATCATGACGTTTGCAGCCATGTAGGTCACTCCCACACGAATGCCCCAGCGTGTGTTCAAATAAATGGCCAAAATGTCCAAGCCTCCGGCGGATCCCAAAGATCGTAACATGATGCCTCCTCCCAGACCGCACCACACGCCTGCCAGCACGGCCGCAAGAAGAGGATCGGAAAGGGGCACCGCGGGAACTTTGATCCAAGAAGCCGCCAGGGAAAAAAACACCATGCCGAATAGGGTGTATCCCATAAAACGTCGGCTGATGGAGAACCATCCCAGGACCATAAGCGGAATGTTGCCCAGCAGGTAAAAATGCCCCACATCCACGGAGGGATAAAGGTAATGCAGAATGACGGCGACACCGACAACCCCGCCACTGAGCAATTTTTGGGGAACGAGCACGGCGTTGACACCGAGCACGAAAATCAAGCTTCCCGTCACAATCAGACCCAGGTTGATGGCAAGAGACTTCCAATCCGGAGCCGACCATCGAGAAAGAGTGAGCCTTTTTTTGATCACGTGGCACTCCATGCACGGCACGGCGATTGTCCCCGATGTCGCTTAAACCCCAAGGAAGAGCATTCTGTTTGTGAAAGCCATAAACCTTGGATTCCAGCATGAAAGGAGGGGGCACGGCGCACCGTACCCCCTCTTCCAGATCATGAGCCCTGCACGCTCCCCATGGAAAACCCATTTGACAATTTTTCCATAGGACTCGAGTTCAGGAGAGCTCCTTGGCATAAATGATCTTGTGATCCTCTGGACCGTAAAAATCAGGATGCAAAGCCACAAAGGCATATCCGGCCCGAACATAAAACCGTCGGGTCGGTTCATAGGTGTCCCGGGATGAAGTTTCCACATACACGCGTTGCCCCCCGGCTCTTCCAATCGCCGATTCGGTCTCTTGAAGAAGCTTTCGTCCGATCCCTTGTCCCTGAAACGCCGGATCCACCACAATCCAGTAGAGCTCATATCGACCGGCGGTTCCCAAAATAGGTCCATAACAGGTGTAACCCACCACACGCCCTGCATATTCAGAAAGGACAAAGAAATAGCCGGACTCCGCGCCTGTTCCGAGGCTTTGACGGGCCAGGTCCCGAGCTACAGAAAGTTCTTCTTCGTTAAAGAAACCTGTTTGCGCCGTGATCCGATCCAGCGTCTCCAAGTCTGACGGCACAAGGTAATTTCTGAAGCTTAGATCGGCTTCGTCAACCTCTGTCCGTGACGAAAAAAACACAGGTCTAGAATCGTGTCCGGGAACGATTGTGACCCTAGGAGCCCGGTCGTCCCACGCGCACAAATGGCGGGCCAGAGGCCCGCGCTTCCGGGAAAGGTATCGCCTTTTCTTGTCTTCGGGCAGACTCCTAGGAAATCGCCGAGCTTTGAACGCATCATCGATGAGCCGCTGCACCACGTCGTCCACATTCAGACCCGCTTGATCTGCCGCCGCCATGAATCCAGCATCAGGTGCAAGACAAGGATTCGCGTTGATTTCCAAAATCCAGGGGCGCCCTTGCCAATCCACTCGAAAATCGATTCTTGCATAGCCTCGAAGCCCGAAAATGTTCCAACATCGTTGAGCCAGTCCGCACAGGCGATCGAGAAGCGGGGCGTCTTCTTCAGAAAAGGAAAAGGAGCGCATCGTGTTCCTTTCGGCAAAGGAGCCTGCAACCCACTTGGCTTCATAGTCCACGATGCGATGTTTTTGCGAGCTGAAACCCACAAAACACATTTCGGCCGGCGGAAGCACCTGAACTCCATCAGGGCTTGAGAGCAGCGAGAGATTGAATTCTCGACCGTCAATGAAATGTTCCACGAAAAATCCGTCCGGGCCGAACCGGTGTCGGGCTCGCGTCATGGCCCGGTCCAAGGTTTTCAGGTCATGAAGGGACACGACAGCTTCCTGATCGATCCCTACCGAGGCATCTTCCCATAGGGGCTTTACAATGGCAAAGCTTTCGGTTCCAAGGCTTCGCATCCAATCTTGAAGGCTACCGAGAAGCTTGTCCCAGAGCGCATTTTCCCATGGAAGCTGGGACGTTTCGCCGCCCCAAAGGTCGGGCGGAAAGCCTGCGCTCCCAGAAAAACACCCGGTTTCAGTTTTGTAGGGGTGAGGCGCCGCCTCGGCGCTACCGGGAACTGGCATGAGATGCTTGGCCTTGCGAGTTTTCGAAGAGGCCTCCAGACTCGTGTTGCTTGAACCCGGCGTTGAAACGAAAGGCACGGCCTTTCCAAGGTCACCCTGATCACAATCATTCCCAAGACCGAGAGCCTTGTTCGGCTCAAACCATGCCGGTGTGGGAAGCCCGTACGCCGTCAACCAATATTTGGTGAGCACTTTATGAGACGTCACAAAAACGGCCTCTGTGGAACACCCCGTATAAGGAAAGCCTTCCACATCCAGCAGCCCGGGCGCCACATGAATCAAGCGCCCGGTCCCTTCAACCGTTTCCACTAGGTTGAAAACCAGGTCCGGGCGGAGATCTCGAAGCGCCCAACGTCCGGCTTCAAGATGTGAGGAGAAGGGAAGAAAAATCACATCGTGTCCTAAACGTGTGAGCGCTTCTCCCAAGAAACCGGCTTGGACCAACACATCCTCTTCATCAGGCAGCGCCTTTGAGGGTACGGCAGAATGTAGAATCACAACCCGCATGAGAGCCGCCCCTCGTGGATTGACCTTGAATCAAGGGCCTCTCTGTGAAGAGATTTTTCCGGAGCTTTGCCGCCTCTAACCATTCTTTGTATGGCTTCATTCAAAACGGCACCGATAAGATCCCGATACGGAATACCAAGAAGCGTGCACAAAATGGGCAAATCCGAATGCTCAGGATGCAACCCTGCCAGGGGATTTGCTTCGAGAAAATGGGGGCGTCCTCGACCATCAGAACGAAGGTCGATACGACCGGCGTCTCGACATCCAAGCACTTTCCAGGACTCCACGGCCACACGGGCCGCCTGCCGTGCTTCTTCGTCATCCGCCAGACGGTACAGCACACGTTCCTCGCACCATTCCTTGTTGGCGTAGGAATAGACTTCGGCATCCGCATTCTCTCGAAGAACCACTTCCATGACGCCGAGGGCTCGAGTCGATTTTCCCGAACCCAAAAGACCCACGGTAAATTCACGACCGGGTAAAAATGTTTCCACCAGCACGGGCTGGTCATACGTTTCCAAGAGAAACACGCACACTCTCTCCAATTGCTCCAAAGACTGAATTTTCGATGCCGTCGTTATGCCTTTACCCGTCCCTTCGCGAACGGGTTTGGCAAAAAGAGGCATAGGAAGATCCACGCGCCCGACATCTTCAAGATCGCCGACCACAACGAAAGGCGCCGTAGGAAGCCCGGCATCCCGCACCAGGCGTTTCGCCACCGACTTGTCCAACGTGACACACAAACTCAACGGATCGGAAAACGTGTAAGGTATTCCATAGGCATCCAAAAGGGCGGGAACTTGAGCTTCTCGGCCTGATCCCAGAAGTCCTTCGGCGATATTGAACACGAGATCCCAGCGGTCTCCAGAGACCAGGCGCTGCATTAAATCCTTAAGACGTCCGATGCGATCGGTTTCATGACCCAAGGCACGAATGACGGTTTCCAAGGCTTCGATGGTATCCGGGCGGTCAAATTCAGCCGTTTCTTCCTCCGAAAACCCTTCCGCAAGATAGACGTCCCGAAGGTCGTACGTCAGCCCGATCTTCATTGGTTTTGCCTCTTCAAAACACTTCATGGACCACCCGGCATGATCCGGAGGGAACCTCGAAAGCCTTGGGGTACCGAAACAGGCGATGTTCATAGTTACGAAGGATCAGATCGTTGCCGTCCACTCCCTGCACATAGTCGGGAAGAAGAGGAATCTTGCCACCGCCTCCTGGAGCATCCACCACGTAGGACGGCACTGCATACCCAGAGGTATGTCCTCGAAGACCGTCCATGATGTGGAGCCCTCGAGCGATGCTGGTTCGAAAGTGGGCCGATCCGCAAATGGGATCGCATTGGTACAGGTAGTAAGGGCGTACTCGAAGACGCATGAGGCCTTGAAAAAGAGCCTTTAAGGTAGCCACGTCGTCGTTGATGCCTTTCAGAAGCACCGTCTGGCTGCCTAGGGGAATGCCGACATCCGCCAGCCGTGCGCAAGCTTCCGTCGTTTCCGGTGTCAATTCCTCCGGATGCGTGAAATGCAAGCTCATCCACAATGGGTGATATCGACGCAGAAGCCGGACCAGATCCCGCGTGATCCGTTGAGGCAAAACAGCCGGGACTTTGGTCCCTATCCGTATGATTTCCACATGCCGAATGGCCCGAAGCCGATCCAGAAGCCAGCCCAAGGCTTCATCGGCCAGGGTGAGGGGATCGCCGCCGGATAGAAGCACATCGCGAACGGTGGGCGTCGCTTGAATATAGGCCAGAGCCTTTTCCCAAACACGACGACTGGCATGCCCTCCAGTGCCATGACGTCCCACAAGCCGGGATCGCGTGCAATAGCGGCAATAGGTCGAACAAAAGCCTGTCACCAAAAAAAGCACTCGGTCCGGATAGCGATGGACCAGTCCGGGCACCGGTGCGTTCCGGTCTTCTCCTAAGGGATCCACGGATTCTTCAGGACTGCGAAGCCATTCTTCAGGAAGAGGCACCACGGAACGACGCAACGGATGCTCGGCATTCCTTGGGTCCAAAAGGCTTGCATAATACGGTGTGATTGCTACGGGAAAACGGGCGGAAGGGTTTTGCAAAGCGCTTTGTTCCGCGGCACTGAGATGGACGATTCGGCTCAGCCCGTTCAATGAACGAAATCGATGCTGCACCTGCCAATGCCAGTCATTCCACAAAGCAGGACTCACATTGGGAAAATACTTCTTTTTGAATTCGCAGGCTTGTTCGCTCAGGGGCATGGAGGCGGATCGGCGGGAGGAGAGTCGAGGGATCCGCCGATAGGAAGGTGAGGCATCGGTTGGGTCTGCGCCCGGAGGTTCGCTTGGAGGCTCCTCCGCCTCGGACGACTCTTCAAAAACAGCTGAAGACTCCTGCCGCCATTGTCGATCGGTTATTTCCATGTAGGCACCCTTTCTTGTTCTTCCAAAGTGATCTGAAACTCTTGCCGTGCACTGCGTCGCAGGCACCATTTACACGAAAAACGTAGAAAGAAAAAATTTTTTTTGGGATCAGGGGTGAGCTTCAGCCCAGTTTTTTCCCCAACCCATGTCCACCACCAGAGGGACACGCAGCGAAAGCACCCCTTCCATGCGATCCTTGACCATCTTCTGAATCCAGTCCAATTCCTCCTCAGCCACTTCAAAAACCAGTTCATCGTGTACCTGTAGCAGCATGGCACTTCGGCAACGACGAGCTTGCATCTCTCCATGGATGTCGATCATGGCCTTTTTGATCACATCCGCCGCAGATCCCTGAATGGTGGTATTGACGGCCAATCTTTCCCCTTGCTGGCGTACCGTCCGATTGCGGCTCTTAAGTTCTGGAATGAAACGACGCCGCCCAAGAAGGGTTTCCGCGTACCCTCTCTTGTCCGCTTCCGCGATCACCTGTTCAATCCAGCGCTTGACCCCTTGGTACCTTTCGAAATAACGATCGATAGCGGCTTTGGCACTGGTTTGACTGATCTTGAGCTGTTTGGCCAAACCATAAGGGCCCATGCCGTATATAATGCCGAAATTGATGGTCTTGGCGTGGCGACGCATCTCCGGGGTCACCTCCTGCGGAGTCACCCCGAACATTTCCGCAGCCGTCCTGCGATGAATGTCGTCTCCAGCTTCAAAGGCGGCCAAAAGCCGTTCATCCCCGCTGTAATGGGCAAAGATGCGGAGTTCAATCTGAGAATAATCCGCCGCCAAAAGCACATGGCCTGGATCGGCCACAAAGGCTTCACGAATACGGCGCCCTTCTTCAGTGCGCACCGGAATGTTTTGCAGATTGGGCTCCGAACTGCTCAGACGTCCCGTGGCCGTGACTGTTTGGTTGTAGCTTGTGTGAATGCGTCCTGTTCGGGGATGCACCATGGAAGGTAAAGCATCCACGTAAGTGTTTTTCAACTTGGCCAGGCTACGGTAAGCTACGATGTGTTCGGCGATGGGATGATGCGCCGCCAACTCTTCTAGAACACTCATGTCCGTGGAAGGTCCCGTTTTGGTTTTCTTGATCACAGGAAGTTGCAGCTTGCCAAAGAGAATATCCCGAAGCTGCACGGGCGATTGAATGTTGAAAGGGCCTCCAGCAAT contains the following coding sequences:
- a CDS encoding GNAT family N-acetyltransferase, which gives rise to MRVVILHSAVPSKALPDEEDVLVQAGFLGEALTRLGHDVIFLPFSSHLEAGRWALRDLRPDLVFNLVETVEGTGRLIHVAPGLLDVEGFPYTGCSTEAVFVTSHKVLTKYWLTAYGLPTPAWFEPNKALGLGNDCDQGDLGKAVPFVSTPGSSNTSLEASSKTRKAKHLMPVPGSAEAAPHPYKTETGCFSGSAGFPPDLWGGETSQLPWENALWDKLLGSLQDWMRSLGTESFAIVKPLWEDASVGIDQEAVVSLHDLKTLDRAMTRARHRFGPDGFFVEHFIDGREFNLSLLSSPDGVQVLPPAEMCFVGFSSQKHRIVDYEAKWVAGSFAERNTMRSFSFSEEDAPLLDRLCGLAQRCWNIFGLRGYARIDFRVDWQGRPWILEINANPCLAPDAGFMAAADQAGLNVDDVVQRLIDDAFKARRFPRSLPEDKKRRYLSRKRGPLARHLCAWDDRAPRVTIVPGHDSRPVFFSSRTEVDEADLSFRNYLVPSDLETLDRITAQTGFFNEEELSVARDLARQSLGTGAESGYFFVLSEYAGRVVGYTCYGPILGTAGRYELYWIVVDPAFQGQGIGRKLLQETESAIGRAGGQRVYVETSSRDTYEPTRRFYVRAGYAFVALHPDFYGPEDHKIIYAKELS
- a CDS encoding TerC family protein; translation: MLENLVTLENAAALITLTAMELVLGIDNIVFIAIITGRLPIESQEKARRLGLFLAMFLRIALLLAITVIMRLTKPVFEVFSHPVSGRDLILLGGGLFLIGKATHEIHNKLEAPSKPHTKTTRTHADFGSVLIQILLLDIVFSLDSIITAVGMARHVAIMILAIILAVAAMILFAGFVSAFIDRHPTLKMLALSFLLLIGVMLVAEGCGKHIERGYIYFAMGFSVFVEVLNLRVRKQAHHG
- a CDS encoding mechanosensitive ion channel domain-containing protein, with the translated sequence MITPCVFGAQSPEGGPSEPQDQYAELSSSLEKAIQAEKLDLEKLIQDIDGLKQSLATWSKELNAARLQFSAVGNLISLASPSLEDLDKALGPLKQTVDDAAARVKDYQNKQTNIATQLSALAEQRAANQSRMETLKARRDDLPTIRTLTAQLKEAEELSKQKEKRLKESLEIYQKLVDDWSALRDEGSALLDRLNKRIAERKREDLFRRTRTPLLGVGLSEFRRDLDTVAALLTLALQPTFWVEQAQGLWKVGGLLLITSLLVLGVVQWLCLRLRSVCGALLSRRDAQEKPWFFLTLVLFNRSLPLLGATFFVFAYTSARNLYDTSIFLRTLCQILFLLLLSSWGIHFIQDVKEVFRPGRFAFVLRRLRVLVTFGRWLLIAYVILQESLGRSSALLLLYRFGLEMAFLAWNATFWRGLKREVVTGGPPFWMTGKLWTLHLFMGWGYAVALVGVLLELAGYALLATFWYVGWGRSLIMGLWLFLLYKSLMEWEQAIGTAAAFAPDTEEDTKSSLRWLTVKSLWVLWLFAGSVGLMVAWGARQALIVAFFNLLNTPLPLGNLNFRLLGLIHASVILALTHLGTRGLRRLIKHRIFRHSGLELGLQESIVSISGYVLWFIGILAALNALGFSGTSLTVAFGALGVGLGFGLQNIFNNFVSGLILLFERPIQVGDSIEIDGTWGEVRKINVRSTIIQTVDNATMIIPNSEFISGRVINWSFKDLRVRRNVNVGVAYGSNVELVRQTLLEVAQNHPLVYKQPEPSVLFVDFGDSALIFRLRVWTTVPVCLQVETDIRFEINRLFQERGIEIAFPQLDVHLKSTPVSGSQNAKLSTDSPHASSTSNGQTVAFCESGSSRK
- a CDS encoding YitT family protein, yielding MIKKRLTLSRWSAPDWKSLAINLGLIVTGSLIFVLGVNAVLVPQKLLSGGVVGVAVILHYLYPSVDVGHFYLLGNIPLMVLGWFSISRRFMGYTLFGMVFFSLAASWIKVPAVPLSDPLLAAVLAGVWCGLGGGIMLRSLGSAGGLDILAIYLNTRWGIRVGVTYMAANVMILGVGGFFFGLEKALLSVVYVYASSRVVDAVLVGFNRRKMVLIITSQVQKVADFILNSIGRGVTFLKGMGGYSGEDREVILTIITLTELPKLKEAVFRMDPNAFVIINDTLEVLGKRHGRLKTY